From Lolium perenne isolate Kyuss_39 chromosome 5, Kyuss_2.0, whole genome shotgun sequence, a single genomic window includes:
- the LOC127302563 gene encoding B-box zinc finger protein 18 isoform X2 — protein sequence MRTICDVCESAVAVLFCAADEAALCRPCDEKVHMCNKLASRHVRVGLADPNKLVRCDICENSSAFFYCDIDGTSLCLSCDMAVHVGGKRTHGRYLLLRQRVEFPGDKPGHMDDVAMQQMDTENPRDQNKAHLVAKEQMVNNHNASDDPASDGNCNGQGNIDSKMFDLNMRPARIHGQDPGSGSLSQQP from the exons ATGAGGACGATCTGCGATGTCTGCGAGAGCGCGGTGGCGGTGCTCTTCTGCGCGGCCGACGAGGCCGCGCTCTGCCGCCCCTGCGACGAGAAG GTACATATGTGTAACAAACTTGCTAGTCGGCATGTAAGGGTTGGGCTTGCAGACCCTAATAAGTTAGTACGCTGTGATATATGTGAAAATTCTTCTG CTTTCTTCTATTGCGACATAGATGGCACATCACTTTGCTTAAGCTGTGATATGGCTGTTCATGTTGGTGGGAAACGAACCCATGGAAGATATTTGCTCCTAAGACAACGGGTTGAA TTTCCAGGAGATAAACCAGGGCATATGGATGACGTAGCTATGCAACAGATGGACACTGAAAACCCGAGGGACCAAAATAAGGCTCATTTAGTAGCAAAGGAGCAAATGGTGAACAATCACAATGCCTCTGATGATCCGGCCTCAGATGGCAATTGCAATGGCCAGGGCAACATTGATTCCAAAATGTTTGATCTCAATATGAGACCAGCCCGTATACATGGCCAAG ACCCAGGGAGCGGATCTTTGTCTCAACAACCATGA
- the LOC127302563 gene encoding B-box zinc finger protein 18 isoform X1 has product MRTICDVCESAVAVLFCAADEAALCRPCDEKVHMCNKLASRHVRVGLADPNKLVRCDICENSSAFFYCDIDGTSLCLSCDMAVHVGGKRTHGRYLLLRQRVEFPGDKPGHMDDVAMQQMDTENPRDQNKAHLVAKEQMVNNHNASDDPASDGNCNGQGNIDSKMFDLNMRPARIHGQGSSSQTQGADLCLNNHDSSGVVPTCNFERATDK; this is encoded by the exons ATGAGGACGATCTGCGATGTCTGCGAGAGCGCGGTGGCGGTGCTCTTCTGCGCGGCCGACGAGGCCGCGCTCTGCCGCCCCTGCGACGAGAAG GTACATATGTGTAACAAACTTGCTAGTCGGCATGTAAGGGTTGGGCTTGCAGACCCTAATAAGTTAGTACGCTGTGATATATGTGAAAATTCTTCTG CTTTCTTCTATTGCGACATAGATGGCACATCACTTTGCTTAAGCTGTGATATGGCTGTTCATGTTGGTGGGAAACGAACCCATGGAAGATATTTGCTCCTAAGACAACGGGTTGAA TTTCCAGGAGATAAACCAGGGCATATGGATGACGTAGCTATGCAACAGATGGACACTGAAAACCCGAGGGACCAAAATAAGGCTCATTTAGTAGCAAAGGAGCAAATGGTGAACAATCACAATGCCTCTGATGATCCGGCCTCAGATGGCAATTGCAATGGCCAGGGCAACATTGATTCCAAAATGTTTGATCTCAATATGAGACCAGCCCGTATACATGGCCAAGGTTCGAGCTCTCAG ACCCAGGGAGCGGATCTTTGTCTCAACAACCATGACTCATCAGGAGTGGTGCCAACGTGCAATTTCGAACGAGCCACCGACAAGTGA